One genomic segment of Dehalogenimonas alkenigignens includes these proteins:
- a CDS encoding ABC transporter ATP-binding protein, whose product MSMVHGFPWAGHDSPDIKPRISRGLVRRVLGYARPYRGLIAGMLLITMAISGLSLLTPLILKDLIDNTLPEGNMDRLWLLVGGLVLVPILSSGLTVWQRRLNATVGEGVVYDLRVALFAHLQRMALNFFTNTRVGELMSRLNNDVVGAQTAISNTFVSIVASFIQTVAVLSVMFVLEWRLTLLSIVILPLLLTAGRSLGRRLQRVAREQMSLNARMNAVMHELLNISGALLVKLFGRAANEDERFKEKAGAVRDAGVRRAVTGMVFFVSIGLISSIGVALVYGVGGYLVIEGALTIGTIVALAALLASLYNALQNLTNAPVDFATSMVSFERVFEVIDLPHEIADRPQAAALENVRGVLEFQDVSFKYNVNENSLLKDVRRVGDMNDVGAVLSGAVKPGGEPAADGREKISQARELVLDRVSFRAEPGQLVALVGPSGAGKTSLTYLIPRLYDPIGGRILIDGHDLRDVTLDSLSAQIGMVTQETYLFHDTIQVNLLYARPDATQIQIEEAARAANIHDFIMGLPARYDTVVGERGYRLSGGEKQRLALARVILKNPRILVLDEATSSLDSESEALIQDALKRVMAGRTSIVIAHRLSTILAADLILVVDRGRIVEQGTHDQLMARCGLYARLYETQFRHRHAGPAGVE is encoded by the coding sequence ATGTCAATGGTGCACGGCTTTCCGTGGGCAGGGCATGATAGCCCGGATATCAAACCCCGCATTAGTCGCGGCCTGGTGCGGCGGGTACTTGGCTACGCCAGACCGTACCGAGGCCTGATCGCCGGGATGCTTCTCATCACCATGGCGATTTCCGGCCTTTCGCTCTTGACGCCGCTGATTTTAAAAGATCTGATTGACAATACGCTGCCTGAAGGCAACATGGATCGCCTGTGGCTGCTGGTCGGCGGCCTGGTACTGGTGCCGATATTAAGCAGCGGGCTGACGGTATGGCAGCGCCGCCTTAACGCCACTGTCGGCGAAGGCGTGGTTTACGACCTCAGGGTAGCGCTGTTCGCCCATTTACAGCGGATGGCCCTCAATTTTTTTACCAACACCCGCGTCGGCGAACTGATGAGCCGGCTGAACAACGACGTGGTGGGCGCCCAGACGGCTATCTCCAATACTTTCGTCAGCATCGTCGCCAGCTTCATCCAAACGGTGGCCGTACTTTCGGTGATGTTCGTTCTGGAGTGGCGGCTGACATTACTTTCGATTGTCATCCTGCCGCTGCTGCTGACAGCGGGGCGCAGCCTCGGGCGGCGTCTCCAGCGGGTCGCCCGGGAGCAGATGAGCCTGAACGCCCGGATGAACGCGGTGATGCACGAACTGCTCAATATCTCCGGTGCCCTGCTGGTTAAACTTTTCGGGCGGGCGGCAAACGAGGACGAACGGTTCAAGGAAAAAGCCGGCGCGGTGAGGGACGCCGGCGTCCGCCGGGCGGTGACCGGCATGGTCTTCTTTGTCAGCATCGGCCTGATCAGTTCGATCGGCGTCGCCCTGGTTTACGGCGTCGGCGGCTACCTGGTGATCGAAGGCGCGCTGACCATCGGCACCATCGTGGCCCTGGCGGCTTTACTGGCCAGCCTGTACAACGCGCTGCAGAACCTGACCAACGCCCCCGTGGATTTTGCGACCTCCATGGTCAGCTTCGAGAGGGTGTTTGAAGTCATCGACCTGCCTCACGAGATCGCCGACCGGCCGCAGGCGGCGGCGCTGGAGAATGTGCGCGGCGTTCTGGAATTCCAGGATGTGAGCTTCAAGTACAATGTCAACGAAAACAGCCTGCTCAAAGACGTCAGGCGGGTCGGCGACATGAACGATGTCGGCGCGGTGCTGTCAGGCGCGGTCAAGCCCGGCGGCGAACCGGCGGCGGACGGACGGGAAAAAATCAGCCAGGCCAGGGAACTGGTGCTGGACCGGGTGTCCTTCCGCGCCGAGCCCGGGCAGCTGGTGGCGCTGGTAGGCCCGTCGGGCGCCGGTAAAACATCTTTAACCTACCTGATCCCGCGCCTTTACGATCCCATCGGCGGCCGGATCCTTATCGACGGGCATGACCTGCGGGACGTGACGCTCGATTCCCTTTCGGCGCAAATCGGCATGGTGACCCAGGAAACATACCTTTTTCACGATACCATCCAGGTGAACCTGCTTTATGCGAGGCCCGACGCCACCCAAATCCAGATAGAAGAGGCGGCGCGGGCGGCCAATATCCATGATTTCATCATGGGTTTGCCGGCGCGCTACGATACGGTGGTCGGAGAACGCGGCTATCGATTGTCCGGCGGTGAAAAGCAGCGTTTAGCCCTGGCCAGGGTGATCCTGAAAAATCCCCGCATCCTGGTGCTGGATGAAGCGACCAGTTCCCTCGATTCGGAATCGGAAGCCCTGATCCAGGACGCGCTGAAACGGGTAATGGCCGGAAGGACCAGCATCGTTATCGCTCACCGGCTGTCGACGATACTGGCCGCGGATCTGATCCTGGTAGTTGACCGCGGCCGCATTGTCGAGCAGGGGACACACGACCAGTTGATGGCCAGATGCGGATTATACGCGCGGCTGTATGAAACTCAATTCAGGCACAGGCACGCCGGCCCGGCAGGGGTTGAGTAA